cctgagctatcccagtttgcaatagaacttctggcctgccccgcttcaggtgtcctgtcagaaaggaccatcagtgcagcaggaggcattgtcactgacaaaagaagttgcctcggtcaaaaaagtgttgattacctcaccttcattaagatgaatgaggcatggatcccgaacggactgacagtaggggatacgtttaactaacaaaaggcctgatgacatgccttggcctcaaaatggtccccacgctgctgtatttaatgtctgcataccggatgactttcgtgaattctccgccaccaactagggttcaagccgcaatgttttagtcacctttctgccttgaaaacataaatttttctggccgctgctacaaaagcggctgcaacaataccattgtttttcaggcatgtgtacatgcctaatttttctggcctctggtgctgcactgtggctgcaaaaacaaaacaaaaaaaaggcacatacaggtgtcaattcccctttcgtgatcgttaccttgttgtggtgaaggggcttgtgtatcacaatgaagcgatcatcacttctatgagtgtgttggcaatgttgccacaccccagatgataaggccgttgcttcattatgatcagaccaaaagcgatcaggacggctggatgttttttcatagaaaaaactagaaaaaaattatgtatctttttttaagttgtatgggtgggtttttaatacataaaataaaaaaatcataataaagtctcttaatagtttataagaaataatgcagacaattaaaaaaatccccaacaattccaatacaaatcaagtacaatctcagaactaaattattccaggatgtcgtaatggttcgttaattcgacaatggttaatcaattcgacacacgtccccggataggggacgtaacagggattaaactgataggaataggactagttaagacaccattcctatagggtgtcacagcacattgctccgtgcacgcgcagtgccccaacttgggagtaagaggaccgaccaagctgctttttccatctcccggttcctaaaatcaattcagtttggtgtatcagagtttggtctgtcactgtgaaggcagtcaaagATACCccgcctaaattttttttcacaaaaggcaatcccaccctgatatgggacgtaacagggattaaactgatgagaatagtactacagaaaatagcactcatatcgggtgtgacagtaaattgcacggcgcagacgcagtgaccgtggcgtggattcaaacaaaggggagggagccagcaattttttaaccatctctccgttcgaaaaatctatttaataaatggaccccagattggggaagtaacagggattaaactgatgagaagagagaactacaggaaataccactcatatcgggtgggacagtaaattgcacggcgcagacgcaatgaccgtggattcaaacaaaggggagggagccagcgtttttttaaccatctccccattcgaaaaatcaattcaatacacctttccgggacccttggtgttgtacgtggctgggtggaggaagaaaccttcaatgacatcaacgggacatggctagcttggtatccaaaaAGGTCAAGGACGGCTCACCTCTGTCTCaggatggcaaggtgcaccaatCTGATGTCGTACCCTAATCACCAAAGAACAATTGCAATATGGAAAAGATGGGTACTCTTATAGCTGGTCCACAAAGTTAGCAAAGCGACACTACTTTATTGATAACAGTACATAGATAtatgcaaatggtcaccatacACAAATATTATTGTATATCCTAAACAGATCtacaccctaaggctgggttcagacctaagCGTTTTGGATATGCGCGTTTTATGCGCGACAACATGCGCGTTTTCTGCGCGTTTTTGTTGCGCGTTTTTGTCCTTAGTAAACGCGCGtcgaacgcgcgtttgtgtgattgacagtATTGCTGTCCAATGAAAAAACAGGCCCGTCTATATGAAAGGTGTCTAATGATAGTGCAATGGAGGTGATCAATTTCATGTGTTTGGAGAGAGTGTATTGGATTGTTTGCGACCATGGAATACTCCAGAAGGCGACCATTTCGGGCTATTGTGTCTGCAATCCTTCTCCTACGTTTGAGGCGTAGGAGAGAGAGCAGGCGAcgcttctgggtccatcctgtcattgccaaccgacaggaaaggggacagttctgggcactgtacgaGACCCTCCGGGCCCATGAAGACAAATTTTGGGCATACACGCGGATGTCCATCACCAGGTTAGTACAAATACAATAGTTCTATGAGTGGGGTTACAATTGTGAAggtaccatttttttatttgctattgTTAACCCTCACCATTTTCGTTTGCAACAGCTTTGATGAGCTCCTGGGGTTGTTGGGCACCCATTTACAACGTCAGGACACATTCATGCGGGACAGTATTCCACCAGCGGAAAGACTGATCATAACTTTGCGGTAATTAGACTGTAATTGTGGCCTAATAAAGCATTTGCATTGTGTGTTGACTGTATATTAGTGTGGGCTTAGTTATTTTTTACTTGTGGTTGTGATGTTTCAAGTGTTTTTGAGGGGGGGATTGTATGTGTATGCTTTTTACATTTTGCATATAGATACCATACATAGTTTCCCCACATTTTTCCTTAGCAAACAATCTGTTCTAAATAAGAGTTCAAAAATGTTTGcaaaagtttttatattttagaaaagTAATCACATCTTACAGTTCCTCAAACAATTTGCAAACTGGGTTTAACACAATCAACAGAACTTTtgtaaattttaaataaaaattaatcggTAATGTACCGATCTTAACAATGAAGGAACAACACCCCTGATGCACCAAATTAAGTATGCCACTTCTCACAGGTTTTGGTATTGTGGCTCGTTATCCCGCATGGGCTCTCTCATTCCGCCTGATTGCTGGCCAGGTTGCATttgagtggtggtggaggtgttggTGCCCATGCTAGTGGAGGCATAGCTGTATGATGATTGTGGTTGTGTGTGCCACGTGTCGTGAGGGTGTGGTATGTTAGTTTGTGGGTATGTTTGTGATGTGTATGTGTGAGTGGgtggtggatattgtggtggatgttgtggtggatattgtggtggatattgtggtggatgttgtggtggatattgtggtggatattgtggtggatgtggtggtggatgttgtggtgcattgttgggctgtgtgatgtcatcatgtggaATGAAGCTGTCTAGGGCCCTTGTTAAGGTTTCCCTCGCTTCAGTATTGCGACTTGGGGGAACTAGCAGCATTCTAGCCTCCAAACTCAGTAAGAAATGGGCATCACTAGTGAGTTTGGGTGCAGGATGCGCAAGTGCATCCAGGCATGCAATTAGGCGGTCCTCCTGGCGATCGGATCTTTTCCGTTTTGGACGGTGAGTCTGAATGTTTTCGGGATCCACGACAGGTGGTGCAGGCTGTGAGGGTGTTTGGAATGTAGGGGTGGGATCGGGTGGAGGTGGACTTAGTGGCCCCGTAGATGCACAGGCCTCACTGTCCCTGGTgacgtcctcctcttcctcctcctgctgttgtcttttcgaccagctactatcggtgctgtgaacaTGAAAATATACATAAGTATGCGCAAGATATGAAAGTGAATGCATGTCATACCACACCCTCTCCTGCATGTGTATGCCCTGGACTCACCTACGCATTTCAGTGCATGGGATTAGAAAGGCCATTTCCTCCGCATGGACATAGCTGGACTGTGCACTTGGCGAAGCTCCACTCCTCTGTTCCTTCTCTTTGCGCCGATGACGAATGAAGGCATCTTTGAGGCTCTTCCACTTGCTTTTTAGGATGTTTActataatacaaataaaattacatcctttaattgtattttttgctttacacTCATTTTTTACAGCTATTTAGCTACAGGCCAATCGTTGACCAGTCTGCACTACGCCTTCCAGATCGGGAAATCCACAGCCAGTGTGATTGTGAGGGAAACCTGCAGCACCATTTGGCAGGTCcttcatgctgttgtgatgggcCAACCAAACAAGGAGGAGTGGATGAAAATAGCGGATACTTTTCAAAATACCTGCAATTTCCCGAACTGTGTCGGAGCAATTGATggaaaacacatccgtgttctgaagccaatgaggagtggcagtcagttttttaattataaaaaatacttttcgtttgttctttttgcggtatgTGATGCCAACTATTCTTTTCGTTATATCGATGTGGGGTCCTATGGCAGCAGCTCGGACTCTGCTGTTTTTGGCCATTCTGAGTTTGGTCAATTGCTCAGTAGTAATGGCCTTGACCTTCCCggaaacaccacactgcctggcacCAGTTATCCCTCTATGCCTTTTGTTTTTGTGGGTGACGAGGCATTTGGTCTAGGTGAGCACCTTATGAGGCCATACTCCTCCCGTAATTTATGCATTAAGCGGCGTGTTTTTAACTATCGCCTGACCAgagcacgcagggtggtggaatGTGCATTTGGCATCTTAGCCAACAAATGGCGAGTTCTGCACTCTCCCATAAATTTGaaattggagaccgccatctcggTTGTGAAGGCAGCATGTGCTCTTCACAATTTTGTCCGAGAAAGGGATGGCTTCAATTTTGATGATTCGTTGAGCCATTCCATGGAGAGCCAGAATCGCAGAGGTGTGCGTGGGACCACACATGCTGCGGCCATTCGGGACCACTTTGCGGCTTATTTTATGTCGCCACAGGGGGAGTTACCATGGCAAATGCAAGCCATTTAATGGTAtattatttagtattttgcaTCTGCTCAAATTGTTTCTGTTACTTGTAATATTCATTTTTCGTTGGTTATTGTAATGGgttaaataaaatatttgaagAGCGAATTAGTGCAATGGCGTGTTTTCCCCGATATCGTGCCCCTTGTAGGAGCCCCAATAGTGGCCGCCAATCCTTGTCCTttaacaagggaaaacaatgtgggcgGAATTAGGGATCCCATTTATGTGCCTAATACTCGTCCATTAaaacaagggaaaacaatgtgggcggaattagggatcccatttatgtgcccaatactggtactatatatacacatacaatcacctatcatgtgccagtgctGCAATAGCCCACAAGCACAATAATGTTTCAAGGTTGACAATATCCATATCAACTTTAAAACCCAAATCCGCACCACTAATGTAGGCCAACATTTGAAGGTAAAATACATTTCCAGATTGGAACAAGTGCAAATTGAGCATACTGGCCGACTACATTGTGCAAGAATGTGGGTGATGGtgaagctgcggccctccagctgaagCAAAACTGCAAAactccatgcatgcttaaacaggatacagcaagtaaaatgcagcacagcatattgggagttggagttggacaacagctggagggccgcaggtcgaGCTGGGCTGGACTATTACATAGAGATTTTACACCAGTGCACACaaggagtttttttattttacactcagAACACACATGTAAATACCTTTGCTTTCTTTCACAGCTTTTGAGAATGTCTTCCACTGTGGCCAAATGCTTGCTCCAATATCCTCCCATGCCTGCTGCCTGCTTCTCCGATTCTTGTACTTGGCATCTTGGAtgtcatacaggcagcgttttgCCTGCACAAGCCTGATCAGTGTCTCACTATCACAGCCTGCTTCCTCCATCTTGGTCAGGCTAGACACCTGCAGATCTCTAGGGTGTGGCCTTTTAGGACTGTTGCTATGTGCCAAACGCGCCTTCGGCCGTGCGTTTTTCTGGTCAAAAACGCGCAAACGAACATATTTGCGCGTTCCTATGCAATCCTATGGGCGCAAACGCGCAACAAAACGCCTCAAAGTCGCGcaagtacttttttgagcgtagggcgtttttcagcgcgttcaaacgcgctggaaaacgctcaagtgtgaaccagggccatagggaagcattgattttcatgtgttgagcgttttacagcgcgtaggaacgcgctgtaaaacgctcaggtgtgaacccagcctaaataaGTTAAAAATCAgctaaaataacaaataaaatatcATATAAAATATCAGTCCACTGATATAGCTAATAGATGGAAATATGGAGGCCAGAAAGGTTAATATTAATGAAAAAAGTCTGTCCAGACTGTATATGGACTAGCGGACTGCCTATCCTCTGTTAGTTATAGCAATGGCTAATACCGAGTGATTCtccacaaataaaatatttaggtGTAAATACCAAGTGCTAACAAAATATTGAGTCAATATTAATAGTGATAAAATTTGATACCATATGGTGGTGCAATAGCGTGAAAATAAATAGAtccctatatatgtatatatatatatatatatatatatatatatatatatatatatatacatatatatatataacagtgcTCAAATCATTACAGTGTTAAATAACCGTGTGGAAACATATAGTGTCTCTGGAGACTCGGCAGTAAAAGTAGGCAGTTCGTCTCACTAGTAGTTCTATTCCTAAAGCTCAGTCTTTCTGTGTTGTTATAACAGATATCCTGGGAATATAACAGATCTCCTAGGAATCGGCTTTATATCTCAGTATTCGATCCACACAATTCCTAGGGGTGCGCTATGTTTCACAAAGTTACAATCCAGCAGGTATCTGGTTAGGCGAGCTTTGTATTCAAAAGCATCAGTGCAGTAAGGTACGAAAAGGTGATTATGCAACAGTAAAAATAGGTACAAATAAGCAGTGTTTGGTTGGTTACTCACGTACAGTCCTGCTATTCCCACCGTGTCGTCCCACGTGGGGTAGGTTCAGGGTAAGCTTTAACCTCTAGGCAGCAAATTGGAAAGCTGCCTTACTGCTTGACAGAAGTACTGTGCAAACTGGTCTTGCAAGTTTGCAAATCCGCCTGTAAATAAGAGCATTTGCTCTAGCACGCTGCAAGTTCACAATAGGTTGCCTTGATTCAAATCGGCGCTCCACCTGTCTTGATCAGCAAAGGTGGTTTAATCTCACCCGTCGATCACTGCACTGTGTCCAAAAAGGCCGTAATTCATTTATCCTTGGGAAGCGCTTTCTTAGTCCAACAGATAGTATTGAACGATTGTAGTTGAAGGTTAGCCGTTTTTTTGTCAGGTCCAATGcctccacgccagacgcgtttcgaaggttatcctccttcttcctcagtggctctgttGGATCTGACTACCTTGCCAGCTATTTATTCCTTTTCCCCTCCAAAGGGGCTCTATATTAAAC
This portion of the Bufo gargarizans isolate SCDJY-AF-19 chromosome 1, ASM1485885v1, whole genome shotgun sequence genome encodes:
- the LOC122926369 gene encoding protein ALP1-like → MEYSRRRPFRAIVSAILLLRLRRRRESRRRFWVHPVIANRQERGQFWALYETLRAHEDKFWAYTRMSITSFDELLGLLGTHLQRQDTFMRDSIPPAERLIITLRYLATGQSLTSLHYAFQIGKSTASVIVRETCSTIWQVLHAVVMGQPNKEEWMKIADTFQNTCNFPNCVGAIDGKHIRVLKPMRSGSQFFNYKKYFSFVLFAVCDANYSFRYIDVGSYGSSSDSAVFGHSEFGQLLSSNGLDLPGNTTLPGTSYPSMPFVFVGDEAFGLGEHLMRPYSSRNLCIKRRVFNYRLTRARRVVECAFGILANKWRVLHSPINLKLETAISVVKAACALHNFVRERDGFNFDDSLSHSMESQNRRGVRGTTHAAAIRDHFAAYFMSPQGELPWQMQAI